One part of the Bacteroidota bacterium genome encodes these proteins:
- a CDS encoding family 20 glycosylhydrolase, whose translation MYSFRPIPDSLNIEEAKYILGAQANLWSEYLYDVKQVEYMLLPRLCALSEVLWTDTVFHDEAKFYKRLLSHQSLLDQFHVNYSTTWMRPSLKISSGKNKPSLELSLVSRIQQDIETAFRNGDGLTTFKKYQQPVIIQESGDFIVRSSYKNKTHELIFPFEFSKSTGANVQLLVKGDRNYANPAATLCDGITGDYPWTGKHWVGWIGKDGVIEIDLGSTKKIDSIVFVYLHDPVSWIHAPGAILYNIGKEEVQFRQITKDKAVNRAVIPVDGEAQLLKFTIQSIGKNPEGSAGAGEDGWMFVSEILVY comes from the coding sequence GTGTACTCCTTCCGCCCCATCCCCGATTCATTGAATATAGAAGAAGCAAAGTACATCCTCGGCGCGCAGGCAAATTTATGGTCTGAGTATTTGTACGATGTAAAGCAGGTGGAGTATATGCTCTTGCCCCGTCTTTGTGCACTCTCTGAAGTCCTCTGGACCGATACGGTCTTTCATGATGAAGCTAAATTTTATAAAAGATTGTTATCCCATCAATCCTTGCTGGATCAGTTTCACGTAAATTACTCCACCACCTGGATGCGACCCTCCTTGAAGATATCCTCCGGGAAAAACAAACCCTCTCTTGAATTAAGTCTGGTCTCAAGAATTCAGCAGGATATCGAAACCGCCTTTCGTAACGGTGATGGATTAACGACTTTTAAAAAGTATCAACAACCGGTGATCATTCAGGAGAGTGGAGATTTTATTGTGCGAAGCAGCTATAAAAACAAAACCCATGAACTGATTTTTCCTTTTGAGTTTTCAAAATCTACCGGTGCAAATGTACAACTGCTCGTAAAAGGCGATCGCAATTATGCAAATCCGGCAGCTACTTTATGCGATGGCATCACCGGCGATTATCCCTGGACAGGAAAGCACTGGGTAGGCTGGATTGGTAAAGACGGAGTGATTGAAATTGATCTGGGCAGCACAAAAAAAATAGACAGTATTGTTTTCGTCTACCTGCATGATCCCGTGAGTTGGATACATGCTCCCGGTGCTATTCTATACAACATTGGAAAGGAAGAAGTGCAGTTTCGTCAAATCACGAAAGACAAAGCTGTCAATCGAGCCGTTATTCCGGTGGATGGAGAAGCACAACTTCTGAAATTTACTATCCAAAGCATTGGGAAGAACCCTGAAGGCAGTGCAGGAGCCGGAGAAGACGGATGGATGTTTGTTTCGGAAATACTTGTGTATTAG
- a CDS encoding T9SS type A sorting domain-containing protein — MSYRSKRRNLRQVQKQSISMRKVVLAFSFAAIAGATFFIINNLGTSESALANPGKDGTKTITALNTIVNEYTTLSSNVSAGGTSLTVASSTLNANSRFAGSLAAGDLVLIIQMQGASISTSDNSSYGSVSNYNNCGRYEFAKVSARPNSTTITLANGLRYGYTSSGKVQVIRVPRYSDLTINNGASITCPDWNGSTGGIVAVESANNIALNGSVNVNGKGFRGGSIEQNSNLPGNASKRRSSDSNEGAEKGESIAGLASALSSGAYCRNAPANGGGGGNAHNCAGGGGANAGSPAAWNGNGNPDNSVANWTTAWNLESAGFANNTSTGGGRGGYSYSSNDGNELTRGPGHSDWGGDNRLNGGGFGGRPLDYSGGRIFMGGGGGAGDSNNGTGTPGADGGGIVFLLVKNNVSGTGSILSNGDAALTTTGPQGRDGAGGGGGGGAVLIYNHTGATSSISIEAKGGVGGSQNLTTDAEAEGAGGGGGGGYVAITNLPAISISVAGGANGTSNSSSVTNFTPNGATKGGPGETATLLSTFNPYSAGSSPLPVVLTSFSLTPEENVVRVKWTTSSEINNDFFKVERSWDAYSFEEIGRVSGAGNSSVARSYTFTDDEPFNGTSYYRLIQIDYDGQSETFAPQSVTRTTVLTELKINTIGPNPFIDELSILMEFPESTTLRAELFTQDGKKVWETMQEVSQGRQSFTLTPDVTNSGVYLLRLTDSKDNTVVTRLVKK, encoded by the coding sequence ATGTCATACCGTTCAAAGAGGAGAAATTTACGTCAGGTTCAGAAGCAAAGTATTTCCATGAGGAAAGTGGTCTTGGCTTTTAGTTTTGCAGCGATTGCCGGTGCTACATTTTTTATCATTAATAATCTGGGCACTTCCGAATCCGCTTTAGCCAATCCCGGGAAGGATGGAACAAAAACGATTACCGCTTTAAATACAATAGTAAACGAATACACTACTCTTTCCTCCAATGTATCTGCAGGAGGTACCAGTTTGACTGTGGCATCATCTACATTGAATGCTAACAGTCGTTTTGCAGGTTCGCTCGCAGCGGGTGACCTGGTGCTTATCATTCAAATGCAGGGAGCTTCCATTTCCACATCTGATAATTCATCCTATGGTAGTGTTTCCAATTACAATAATTGCGGTCGTTATGAATTTGCAAAAGTAAGTGCACGACCTAATTCAACTACCATTACATTGGCCAATGGATTGAGGTATGGGTATACTTCTTCCGGCAAAGTGCAGGTGATTCGTGTTCCGCGTTACAGTGACTTGACCATTAACAATGGAGCCAGTATTACTTGTCCCGACTGGAATGGATCAACCGGTGGAATCGTAGCAGTAGAGTCTGCCAATAACATTGCTTTGAATGGTAGTGTCAATGTTAATGGAAAAGGTTTCAGAGGCGGATCAATAGAACAAAATTCAAATTTACCCGGCAATGCTTCCAAACGTCGTTCTTCCGATTCAAATGAAGGTGCCGAAAAGGGAGAAAGCATTGCAGGTCTTGCATCCGCTCTTAGCAGTGGTGCATATTGTAGAAATGCACCGGCTAACGGTGGCGGAGGTGGGAACGCTCATAACTGCGCCGGTGGTGGTGGAGCGAATGCAGGAAGTCCGGCAGCATGGAATGGAAATGGAAATCCGGATAATTCAGTAGCCAACTGGACAACAGCATGGAATCTTGAATCGGCAGGCTTTGCCAACAATACATCTACAGGTGGCGGAAGAGGAGGATATTCGTATTCTTCGAATGATGGAAACGAACTTACCAGGGGACCCGGTCATTCTGATTGGGGTGGCGACAACCGTTTAAATGGCGGTGGCTTTGGAGGACGTCCTTTGGATTATAGTGGAGGAAGAATATTTATGGGCGGCGGAGGTGGTGCCGGAGATTCCAACAATGGAACAGGCACTCCCGGAGCTGATGGTGGAGGAATTGTTTTTCTCCTTGTTAAAAACAATGTGAGTGGAACAGGATCCATACTCTCCAATGGAGATGCAGCACTGACGACAACAGGTCCCCAGGGGCGCGATGGAGCAGGCGGCGGCGGTGGTGGTGGTGCGGTGTTGATTTACAACCATACAGGTGCAACAAGTAGCATCAGCATTGAAGCGAAAGGAGGTGTTGGCGGTAGTCAGAATCTTACTACAGATGCTGAAGCAGAAGGTGCAGGCGGTGGCGGTGGCGGAGGTTATGTGGCCATTACAAATCTTCCGGCCATCAGTATTAGTGTTGCCGGTGGAGCGAACGGAACGTCTAATTCTTCTTCAGTAACCAACTTCACTCCAAATGGTGCAACGAAAGGTGGTCCCGGTGAAACGGCGACACTGCTCAGCACATTTAATCCCTACAGTGCGGGAAGTAGTCCACTGCCAGTAGTACTTACTTCATTTTCGTTAACGCCGGAAGAGAATGTAGTAAGAGTAAAGTGGACCACCTCCTCCGAAATCAATAACGACTTCTTTAAAGTGGAACGCAGTTGGGATGCATATTCTTTTGAAGAGATTGGCAGAGTGAGTGGAGCAGGGAATAGTTCTGTCGCCCGCTCTTATACCTTCACCGATGATGAACCTTTCAACGGCACAAGCTATTATCGCCTCATACAAATTGACTATGACGGACAATCAGAAACTTTTGCTCCGCAGTCCGTCACCCGTACAACAGTTTTAACAGAGTTGAAAATAAACACTATCGGTCCCAATCCTTTTATTGATGAGTTGAGTATTCTCATGGAATTTCCGGAGTCCACCACTTTGCGGGCGGAATTGTTTACACAAGATGGAAAGAAAGTATGGGAAACCATGCAGGAAGTGAGTCAGGGCCGGCAATCTTTCACGTTAACACCGGATGTCACTAACAGTGGCGTCTATCTGTTACGCCTTACCGACAGCAAGGACAATACTGTAGTGACGAGGTTGGTGAAGAAGTAG
- a CDS encoding beta-N-acetylhexosaminidase, producing MNTKVYSGEKVNLIPLPNSIAYKKGHFKIAPETKLLASSSSSRQFAVLLNDWMKTALGYALPIVETVGRKDHYIAISLLAEDTTEKYRIAVKKNGIVLEGSAAGLVRGSSTLLQLLFHAGKTENKIPCLVIVDQPKFAYRGVHLDVCRHFMPKEFVKRYIDLIALHKMNNFHWHLTDDQGWRIEIKKYPKLTEIGGWRNGSMVGPYRNQQFDSLRYGGFFTQDDIREVVAYAEQRKINIIPEIEMPGHARAALAAYPEYSCTGDVKEVAKGWGVFDDVFCVKDSTFTFLEDILTEVIGLFPSKYIHIGGDECPKTRWKVCPKCIETRYANNLRDEHELQSYFIQRIEKFLNSKGRKIIGWDEILEGGLAPNATVMSWQGISGGIAAAKSGHDAIMTPGTHCYFDHYQGERASEPLAFGGFTPL from the coding sequence ATGAATACAAAAGTTTATTCCGGAGAGAAAGTAAACTTAATACCGCTTCCTAACAGCATTGCCTATAAGAAAGGGCACTTCAAAATAGCTCCGGAAACAAAATTATTGGCGAGCAGTAGTTCATCCAGACAATTTGCAGTCCTGTTAAACGATTGGATGAAGACGGCCCTCGGCTATGCACTACCGATAGTTGAAACAGTAGGACGTAAAGATCATTACATCGCGATTTCCCTTCTTGCAGAAGATACTACAGAGAAGTACCGCATTGCCGTAAAGAAAAACGGAATCGTACTGGAAGGAAGTGCTGCAGGACTTGTGCGCGGCAGTTCTACCCTCCTGCAATTGCTCTTTCATGCCGGGAAAACCGAAAATAAAATTCCTTGTCTGGTGATTGTCGATCAACCGAAGTTTGCCTATCGTGGTGTGCACCTCGATGTATGCCGGCATTTTATGCCGAAGGAATTTGTGAAGCGGTACATCGATCTGATCGCATTGCACAAGATGAACAATTTTCACTGGCACCTCACCGATGATCAAGGCTGGCGGATTGAAATTAAAAAATATCCGAAGCTGACTGAAATCGGTGGCTGGAGGAACGGAAGTATGGTAGGCCCCTACCGCAACCAGCAGTTCGACAGCTTGCGATACGGTGGTTTTTTTACGCAGGATGATATCCGTGAAGTGGTGGCGTATGCGGAACAACGAAAGATCAACATCATTCCGGAAATAGAAATGCCCGGACATGCGAGGGCGGCACTCGCAGCTTATCCTGAATATTCCTGTACAGGAGATGTGAAAGAGGTCGCCAAAGGATGGGGTGTTTTTGACGATGTCTTTTGTGTGAAAGATTCCACATTTACTTTTCTGGAAGATATTCTCACGGAAGTGATCGGACTGTTTCCATCAAAATACATTCATATCGGTGGAGATGAATGTCCGAAAACGCGCTGGAAGGTCTGTCCGAAATGCATCGAGACGCGCTATGCCAACAACCTGCGTGATGAACATGAATTGCAGAGTTATTTTATTCAGCGGATCGAAAAATTTCTGAACAGTAAAGGAAGAAAGATTATCGGCTGGGATGAAATTTTGGAAGGCGGCCTTGCACCCAATGCCACGGTGATGAGCTGGCAGGGTATCAGCGGTGGTATCGCCGCAGCTAAATCCGGACATGATGCTATCATGACGCCGGGCACACATTGCTATTTTGATCATTATCAGGGCGAGCGGGCATCAGAACCATTGGCATTCGGTGGATTCACCCCATTGTAA
- a CDS encoding MFS transporter, with amino-acid sequence MYNQPNRSAAALPILISVFFFWGFVAASNDILIPVFKEKLNLEQWQSQMISFAFYVAYTVGSLIYYFMSKATGGDILNRIGYKNGIALGLVISALGTLLFFPAAESSSFGLMISGLFIVGLGFSLQQTAANPLAITIGDPKKGAQRLSLAGGINNIGTTIGPIIVSFAIFGSLKAGEHLESLSAVKGPYLMLGAAFVIVAIIFRFSSLPNQIHHEETVPDVQNKSAKEAGSALSYPQLWMGMIAIFLYVGVEVSTASNLPEFMRIHLNTPTNEIAPYVSLFWASLMIGRWTGAVGAFDLKKNTRTFLNFILPYAAFGVFLFANRIANNDLTPFYVYAFVIIIIIIADLLSKGNPARQLLIFSFCGITALLIGILSDGLTSVYAFISVGLFCSTLWPCIFTLAIAGLGKHTNEGSSFLIMMIMGGGFVSLLQGWLASDDLLGIQWSYIVGILCFAYLAFYGWKVQHILAARGIHYDTAKASH; translated from the coding sequence ATGTATAACCAACCTAACCGTTCCGCTGCTGCCCTTCCTATTCTGATTTCTGTTTTCTTCTTTTGGGGGTTTGTGGCCGCCAGTAATGATATTCTGATTCCTGTATTTAAAGAGAAACTGAATCTGGAGCAATGGCAGAGTCAGATGATTTCTTTTGCATTTTATGTTGCTTATACCGTGGGATCGCTGATTTATTATTTTATGTCGAAAGCGACAGGGGGTGATATTTTAAATCGCATTGGGTATAAGAATGGCATTGCACTGGGGTTGGTTATTTCTGCATTGGGCACCTTGTTGTTCTTCCCGGCTGCGGAATCTTCTTCTTTTGGCTTGATGATTTCCGGTCTCTTTATTGTAGGATTGGGTTTTTCTTTACAACAAACAGCCGCCAATCCTCTCGCCATCACCATTGGAGATCCTAAGAAAGGGGCGCAACGGTTGAGTCTGGCCGGTGGGATTAATAATATCGGGACAACCATCGGACCCATCATCGTGAGCTTTGCGATTTTCGGTTCGTTGAAAGCAGGGGAGCATCTGGAATCTCTTTCTGCTGTGAAAGGACCTTACCTTATGCTGGGTGCAGCCTTTGTAATTGTTGCCATTATTTTTCGTTTCTCGTCATTGCCGAATCAAATTCATCATGAAGAGACAGTTCCCGATGTGCAAAATAAATCGGCGAAGGAAGCCGGATCCGCATTGTCCTACCCACAGTTATGGATGGGAATGATCGCGATCTTCCTCTATGTGGGAGTGGAAGTTTCAACAGCTTCTAACCTTCCTGAATTCATGCGCATCCATCTGAATACGCCTACAAACGAAATCGCACCCTATGTCTCCTTGTTCTGGGCGAGTCTGATGATTGGACGCTGGACAGGCGCAGTAGGAGCATTTGATCTGAAGAAGAATACCCGCACCTTTCTGAATTTCATTCTTCCCTATGCCGCTTTCGGTGTCTTCCTCTTCGCCAACAGGATCGCGAATAATGATCTTACGCCATTTTATGTGTATGCTTTCGTCATTATCATCATCATCATTGCTGATCTGTTGAGTAAAGGTAATCCTGCCCGCCAATTGTTGATTTTCTCTTTCTGCGGAATAACCGCTTTGCTCATTGGTATTCTCAGCGACGGACTCACGAGTGTATATGCCTTTATCAGCGTTGGTCTCTTTTGTTCTACCCTCTGGCCTTGTATCTTTACGCTGGCGATAGCAGGACTCGGTAAACATACCAACGAAGGTTCCAGCTTCCTCATCATGATGATTATGGGTGGCGGATTTGTGAGTTTGTTGCAGGGATGGCTGGCTTCAGATGATCTGCTGGGGATTCAATGGAGTTATATAGTAGGAATTCTTTGTTTTGCTTATCTCGCCTTCTATGGATGGAAAGTACAGCATATTCTCGCTGCCCGGGGAATTCACTATGACACTGCTAAGGCATCACATTAA
- a CDS encoding DEAD/DEAH box helicase, with amino-acid sequence MTFNDLQLLPQILEALHEKGYREPTPVQEQTIPAVMRGRDVLSLAQTGTGKTAAFALPILHRLGTMTPAKGISVLVLAPTRELAIQIHDNFSAYGKTLPFRMALLYGGVGQNPQEQALKKHPAIVIATPGRLLDLYSQGHIKLNTITTLVLDECDRMLDMGFARDLNKILALLPRERQTLLFSATMPDDIRAMAEKHMSDPVRVQIVTNEENLPKISQRMYYVNRDRRQDLLLDVIEKEPAEQALIFTRTKRGADRLSKVLTKEGHSASAIHGDKSQSQREKALKAFKAGQLKILVATDLASRGIDVKEMDLVINYDMPADGETYVHRIGRTGRAGRAGVSVSFRGYDDTDVEKELIKKYGAELEIIRSHAHLPDGVLVAPDPAHAPKRGPGFKRPSSPAPAAKPARSSSFGKKSSGSRW; translated from the coding sequence ATGACATTTAATGACTTACAACTGCTCCCACAAATTCTGGAAGCATTGCACGAAAAGGGCTATCGCGAGCCCACACCCGTACAGGAACAAACCATTCCTGCGGTAATGCGCGGCCGTGATGTACTTTCACTGGCACAAACAGGCACCGGTAAAACAGCGGCCTTCGCTCTTCCTATTCTTCACCGCCTCGGCACAATGACTCCTGCAAAGGGTATCAGTGTATTGGTACTGGCACCCACCCGGGAACTGGCGATACAGATCCACGATAACTTCAGCGCCTATGGGAAAACACTTCCTTTCAGAATGGCATTGTTGTATGGTGGTGTCGGACAAAATCCACAGGAACAAGCCTTGAAAAAACATCCTGCCATTGTTATTGCAACTCCGGGACGACTACTTGATCTCTACAGCCAGGGACATATTAAACTCAACACGATAACCACATTGGTACTGGATGAATGTGATCGTATGCTCGACATGGGCTTTGCGCGTGACCTGAACAAAATACTCGCACTTCTTCCCCGCGAACGCCAGACCCTGCTCTTCAGTGCGACGATGCCGGACGATATCCGGGCGATGGCTGAAAAGCACATGTCCGATCCCGTTAGAGTGCAGATTGTCACCAACGAAGAAAATCTTCCGAAAATCAGTCAGCGGATGTACTACGTTAACCGTGATCGTCGTCAGGATTTATTGCTGGATGTGATCGAAAAAGAACCTGCTGAACAGGCCCTCATCTTCACCCGTACAAAACGTGGTGCTGATCGTCTTTCAAAAGTACTTACAAAGGAAGGACATTCTGCCTCCGCTATTCATGGAGATAAATCACAAAGTCAACGGGAAAAAGCATTGAAAGCATTTAAAGCCGGACAATTAAAAATCCTCGTTGCTACAGATCTTGCTTCCAGAGGAATTGATGTCAAGGAAATGGATTTGGTGATCAATTACGATATGCCGGCAGACGGCGAGACGTATGTCCATCGCATTGGCCGTACAGGGCGTGCAGGAAGAGCAGGTGTCTCTGTCAGTTTCCGTGGTTATGATGATACAGATGTAGAGAAGGAACTCATAAAAAAGTATGGTGCCGAGCTGGAGATTATCCGATCACATGCCCACCTTCCCGATGGTGTATTGGTAGCTCCTGATCCGGCACATGCCCCCAAACGCGGACCCGGATTTAAGCGACCTTCGTCCCCTGCACCGGCTGCAAAACCCGCACGATCCTCCTCATTCGGTAAAAAAAGTAGTGGCTCGCGCTGGTAA
- a CDS encoding transposase, with translation MKYFTRKKNRLPGFDYSSCNRYFITSIVKYRKPYFGNVFDSKMVLSDYGHIVDQQWDWLLKTYPYLKSHGFIVMPDHIHGILEITDEPSYQGKIKSLSELMGAYKTTTSKYIHLAGVHDFEWHRSFHDHIVRNESAFICMKNYIRLNPKRWMEKIPQAAVVTGRGSDRSWL, from the coding sequence ATGAAATATTTCACCCGTAAAAAGAATCGGCTACCCGGATTCGACTATTCATCATGCAATCGGTACTTCATTACTTCCATAGTGAAATACAGAAAGCCTTACTTTGGTAATGTGTTTGATAGCAAAATGGTATTATCGGATTATGGTCATATAGTAGATCAGCAATGGGATTGGTTGCTTAAAACTTACCCTTACCTCAAATCTCACGGCTTCATAGTAATGCCCGATCATATTCATGGAATCCTTGAAATTACCGATGAACCTTCCTATCAGGGAAAGATCAAAAGCCTGTCCGAATTGATGGGTGCATATAAAACCACTACCTCAAAATATATTCATCTGGCTGGTGTACATGATTTTGAATGGCATCGTTCCTTTCATGATCATATCGTCCGAAACGAATCAGCATTTATTTGTATGAAAAACTATATCCGGTTAAATCCGAAACGGTGGATGGAAAAAATACCACAAGCCGCAGTAGTCACAGGTCGCGGTAGTGACAGGTCGTGGTTGTAG
- a CDS encoding T9SS type A sorting domain-containing protein — MKNLVIFICLVVFNRCANAQTNLVPNPGFENYVVCPVNLGETHKATGWSSYSTSPDFFHQCSTNPYLSPPKVQFGNQVPHNGIGYIGLATYHNNTSVITNNYREFCGAQLLSPLQIGTTYYLSFYTVATEFGTGYLTNNLGIRLFTNPYSIANPAPIDNFAHLKFDTIVTDSINWQRLSGSFIADSAYQYICLGNFYDSLHTDTVVFGFPNAGYYFIDDVCVTTDSLYNETWTGIQYSAPAEVNIWPNPVQGFLNYKSDQRFEEIRLYDYMGKLLFSVATDSKEGSIGMETLSEGIYFATFINGRNSSIYKCIKIRE; from the coding sequence ATGAAAAACCTGGTGATCTTTATCTGTTTGGTTGTTTTCAATCGCTGTGCAAATGCACAAACAAATCTTGTTCCTAATCCGGGTTTTGAGAATTATGTAGTATGTCCGGTTAATTTGGGAGAGACGCATAAAGCCACAGGATGGTCTTCCTACAGTACATCACCGGATTTTTTCCATCAATGCAGTACCAATCCCTATTTATCTCCGCCAAAAGTGCAATTTGGCAATCAGGTTCCGCACAATGGAATAGGGTATATCGGATTAGCAACTTATCATAACAACACGTCAGTAATTACTAATAATTACAGAGAATTTTGTGGTGCTCAATTACTCTCTCCACTGCAAATCGGAACAACATATTATCTGTCTTTTTATACCGTTGCAACGGAGTTTGGTACAGGATACCTCACCAATAATTTAGGAATAAGACTTTTTACAAACCCTTATTCCATTGCTAATCCGGCGCCCATTGATAACTTCGCTCATTTAAAATTTGATACCATTGTTACTGATTCCATCAACTGGCAGCGGTTGAGTGGTTCGTTCATTGCCGATTCTGCCTATCAGTACATCTGTCTTGGAAATTTTTATGATTCATTGCATACCGACACCGTGGTTTTCGGATTTCCGAACGCCGGTTATTATTTTATAGATGATGTATGTGTAACCACTGATTCGCTTTATAACGAAACATGGACAGGAATCCAATACAGTGCACCTGCTGAAGTGAACATTTGGCCAAATCCTGTTCAGGGATTTTTAAACTATAAATCTGATCAACGCTTTGAAGAAATCAGATTGTATGATTACATGGGAAAACTACTATTTAGCGTGGCCACTGATTCGAAAGAAGGGAGCATTGGCATGGAAACACTTTCCGAAGGTATTTATTTCGCAACATTTATTAATGGGCGCAATAGTTCAATATATAAATGTATAAAAATCCGTGAATAG
- a CDS encoding T9SS type A sorting domain-containing protein, whose amino-acid sequence MKKQLFLLLALLLSWQANASHILCQSITLQYAGSPNTYVLKGYMYRDCAGIPSPTSLQVFYSDSVGTGSSLYWVTLPIVNQQIMPVFTCAPTVPFLCSNGFGIQITEFADTIVLPNASDNWKFWISECCRSAAISTINNPTSAGAFCEATLDNLNYPTNSLPDFNTLNVPIFCLNQPAVYPNTAIEPDGDSIVYSLIGPRDNQNVSSYNPFPIGYFGPYSPNQFIATNAPIFFDSTTGVSSFTPVLLQQGVLVVLASEYRNGVLIGTTMRDINVMIVDGINNPSIVTGTVYVDANNNGNKDVNEYGVANEFVQSNPFYAYNITDPTGLYSMYIGTGPHTVDLANIAAWFTVNPNSYNFNFSAAGNISNANDFALVPVPGTTEMEITLNAAPVRPTIRTLVNIDVKNNGSDNAGGVVTFIMPDSVAVDSTSITPSSVSGNTLTWTLPTLFPLQNYDIIVYVKADSGLVIGDSVYFQAGLTVTPGTDIDISNNTSDGWARVINSFDPNIKSAFPSGTIPQSSVIAGEPITYRIDFENTGTANALTVRITDVLPTELMLNTVEVLASSHSYSSRIFYPRELEFSFNNINLTPNSVDPVNSKGYIILRATPYPTLPVGTLISNEARIYFDNNLPILTPMAEVMIGNTTTGIAELLSTAGPSLNISPNPAKDIINISLPSAAAGNFEVQVYTLQGRIVKKETLQNIEQGAITMDVSNLAPGAYMIIVQNEQNAWSGRLVR is encoded by the coding sequence ATGAAAAAACAATTATTCCTTCTTCTGGCATTGCTATTAAGCTGGCAAGCCAATGCCTCACACATTCTCTGTCAGTCGATTACGCTCCAGTATGCCGGTAGCCCAAACACCTACGTATTAAAGGGTTACATGTACCGCGATTGTGCCGGGATTCCTTCTCCGACCAGTCTTCAAGTCTTCTATTCAGACTCAGTGGGAACCGGAAGCTCGCTCTATTGGGTTACTCTGCCGATCGTTAATCAGCAGATCATGCCGGTCTTTACCTGTGCGCCAACCGTTCCTTTCCTTTGTTCGAATGGCTTTGGCATTCAGATCACTGAATTTGCGGATACCATTGTCCTTCCCAATGCCAGTGACAACTGGAAATTCTGGATTTCCGAATGTTGCAGGAGCGCGGCCATAAGCACGATTAATAATCCTACTAGTGCCGGTGCCTTTTGCGAAGCTACGTTGGATAATCTCAATTATCCGACGAATAGTTTGCCTGACTTCAACACATTGAATGTTCCGATTTTCTGCCTCAACCAGCCAGCAGTTTATCCGAACACCGCTATTGAACCAGACGGAGACAGTATTGTGTATTCTCTGATTGGTCCAAGGGATAATCAAAACGTATCCAGTTATAACCCCTTCCCCATTGGATATTTTGGGCCTTACTCCCCGAATCAATTTATTGCTACCAATGCACCCATCTTTTTTGATTCAACCACCGGCGTATCTTCATTCACACCCGTTCTTCTTCAACAGGGTGTTTTGGTCGTGCTGGCTTCTGAATACAGAAACGGAGTGCTGATTGGTACCACCATGCGTGACATCAACGTGATGATTGTAGATGGTATCAACAACCCCAGCATTGTAACGGGTACCGTATACGTAGATGCTAATAATAACGGAAACAAGGATGTGAATGAATACGGCGTTGCGAATGAGTTTGTGCAGTCCAATCCTTTTTACGCCTATAACATCACTGATCCCACCGGACTCTACTCCATGTACATTGGCACCGGACCACATACGGTGGATTTGGCAAATATCGCTGCATGGTTTACTGTGAATCCGAATTCGTATAATTTTAATTTTAGTGCTGCGGGCAATATTTCCAATGCCAATGATTTTGCGCTAGTGCCGGTTCCGGGAACCACTGAAATGGAGATCACATTGAACGCGGCACCCGTTCGCCCCACCATCCGCACATTGGTGAACATCGATGTAAAAAATAACGGCAGTGATAATGCCGGAGGGGTGGTTACTTTTATCATGCCCGATAGTGTAGCGGTGGATAGTACTTCCATCACTCCATCTTCAGTTAGTGGAAACACACTCACCTGGACATTGCCCACTTTGTTTCCGTTACAAAATTATGACATCATCGTTTATGTAAAAGCAGACAGTGGACTCGTGATTGGTGATTCTGTTTATTTTCAGGCAGGACTTACAGTAACACCGGGAACAGATATTGACATCTCGAACAATACGTCAGATGGCTGGGCACGAGTTATTAATTCCTTCGACCCCAATATAAAATCAGCATTCCCAAGTGGCACCATTCCACAATCTTCCGTCATTGCCGGGGAACCCATCACCTACCGCATTGACTTTGAAAATACCGGAACCGCCAATGCACTAACGGTACGCATTACCGATGTTTTACCGACCGAATTAATGCTGAACACGGTTGAAGTACTTGCCTCCAGTCATAGTTATTCCAGCAGAATATTCTACCCACGTGAGTTAGAATTCTCCTTCAATAACATCAACCTCACACCAAATAGTGTTGATCCCGTGAACAGCAAGGGTTACATCATCCTGCGTGCAACGCCCTATCCAACTCTTCCGGTAGGTACGCTCATCTCCAATGAAGCAAGAATTTATTTCGACAACAACCTCCCTATTTTAACTCCAATGGCAGAAGTGATGATTGGCAACACCACCACCGGAATAGCCGAATTACTGAGTACAGCAGGACCATCCTTAAACATCAGTCCTAATCCTGCAAAAGACATCATCAATATCAGTCTTCCATCAGCAGCAGCGGGAAATTTTGAAGTACAGGTGTACACGTTACAAGGAAGAATAGTTAAAAAAGAGACCCTGCAAAACATAGAGCAAGGAGCCATTACAATGGATGTATCCAACCTTGCACCAGGGGCCTATATGATCATTGTACAAAACGAACAGAATGCCTGGAGCGGTCGTCTGGTAAGATAG